The Maylandia zebra isolate NMK-2024a linkage group LG7, Mzebra_GT3a, whole genome shotgun sequence genome contains a region encoding:
- the tshz3a gene encoding teashirt homolog 3, with amino-acid sequence MPRRKQEAPKRAAAYSPDELTEHHVEDEEAEADDLPSTPQDDLPMKDEFVEQSVETAKEQPCDQESAETTELSGQEMDSESHVSETSDRLSDFESPSRKVEGSVVTASINADSKTPPIGMDTLEQMKAIYSSFLTSPLWSPLNFNSTPLPAQSSTSAEKPARSNSTSSSSSCSSGSYDWHQTAVAKTLQQHPPQSRHPAQSEPSLFSTVQLHRQNPKLFGSIFTGASKFRCKGCSAAYDTLVELTVHMNDTGHYRDDNQDKAGSGAKRWSKPRKRSLLEMEGKEDAQKVLKCMYCGHSFESLQDLSVHMIKTKHYQKVPLKEPMAPVAAKIMSSKKRGLVGLDLSATPRSREGTPKAKHLQGELSESSQKPSSSPYTPQNNRYGHQNGASYAWQFESNKFQILKCMECGSSHNTLQELRTHMMVTGHFLRVTSSVGKRIKILPEATSPNPGRVTTPTEQRVQSVPLAPSTFSPPPLQTQLTTTPPATSPPLKEIKKEEVEEECTKQEAIGNEKQVAVTVSKEEDTEREEKYDISKYNYLTEEDLKESPKGGLDILKSLENTVTSAINKAQSGNPSWGGYPSIHAAYQFPSALKQGNMEKNSQMKFLFNGGDGVPSCLAKNQPLISPPLSQSSLFPSNNFQAMEDLVKKVTEKVAKVEQRVKQLSPKRENQFSPCSSEAGESHKGGEADSPREWREVTPTNSDRGSHGDRTSPATEPKREAAVKSPLASALRCSTAIITGHTPPEQPFVNPLSALQSVMNIHLGKAAKPSLPNQDPLSLLSRLSQSMAEKAAVAAPPSQTKKQSVANNNSFCQPNDDQPMDLTKGKSDRGDSVNSAPLTPSSTASSVSPISLVTPAKLTVVSPYTSSSPLHENALSDISDMLRNLTQSHHVTKSASRPRVTDKTEVVGSTHDDDDVSLHGHKRKGRHSNWNPQHLLLLQAQFASSLRQTSEGKYIINDLSPQERMHISRFTGLSMTTISHWLANVKYQLRRTGRTKFLKNLDSGQPIFFCSDCASQIRTPAAYVCHLEAHLGFRIRDLAKLSPKQTVRDSQTLTEKVVPLESFLPPQSQDDCSSNGGVYRCQLCVRKFATKHAIKLHLSKSHGKSPEDHLLYVCETEKC; translated from the coding sequence CTTATTCTCCCGACGAGCTGACAGAGCACCATGTGGAGGATGAGGAAGCAGAAGCGGACGACCTGCCCTCAACCCCTCAGGACGACCTTCCCATGAAAGATGAGTTTGTGGAGCAAAGTGTAGAGACTGCCAAGGAGCAGCCATGTGACCAGGAATCAGCTGAGACCACAGAGCTCTCAGGACAAGAGATGGACAGTGAGTCACATGTGAGTGAGACTAGTGACCGTCTTTCAGACTTCGAGAGCCCCTCCAGAAAAGTTGAGGGGAGCGTTGTCACAGCATCTATAAATGCTGACAGCAAGACGCCTCCCATAGGCATGGACACGTTAGAACAAATGAAGGCTATCTACTCCAGCTTTCTCACCAGCCCCTTGTGGTCACCACTAAATTTTAATTCCACACCTCTACCGGCGCAGTCTTCGACTTCTGCAGAGAAGCCAGCTCGCAGTAACAGCACCAGTAGCAGTAGTAGCTGTAGCAGTGGTAGCTATGACTGGCACCAAACTGCAGTGGCAAAGACACTACAGCAGCATCCTCCACAGAGCCGTCACCCCGCTCAGTCAGAGCCCAGTCTCTTTAGTACAGTCCAACTCCACAGGCAAAACCCAAAGCTGTTTGGCTCAATCTTTACTGGGGCCAGTAAATTCCGTTGTAAGGGCTGTAGCGCTGCTTATGACACTCTGGTGGAGCTGACAGTTCACATGAATGATACAGGCCACTACCGTGATGACAACCAGGACAAGGCAGGCAGTGGCGCAAAGCGCTGGTCTAAACCACGTAAGCGGTCCCTGTTGGAGATGGAGGGAAAAGAGGATGCCCAGAAAGTTTTGAAATGCATGTATTGTGGCCATTCCTTTGAATCCCTCCAGGACCTCAGTGTCCACATGATCAAGACCAAACACTACCAGAAAGTGCCTTTGAAGGAGCCCATGGCCCCTGTGGCAGCCAAAATCATGTCTTCAAAGAAGCGGGGACTTGTGGGGTTAGACCTCAGTGCTACACCGCGCTCTAGAGAAGGAACCCCTAAAGCTAAACACCTACAAGGAGAACTTAGTGAATCCTCACAGAAACCTTCCTCCAGCCCATACACTCCCCAAAATAACCGCTATGGACACCAGAATGGTGCTAGCTATGCTTGGCAATTTGAATCCAACAAATTTCAGATCCTCAAGTGCATGGAGTGTGGGAGTTCCCATAATACACTCCAAGAGCTGAGGACCCACATGATGGTGACAGGACACTTCCTGAGGGTGACCAGCTCTGTGGGAAAGAGAATCAAAATACTTCCCGAGGCTACCTCCCCCAATCCCGGGAGAGTTACCACACCTACAGAACAGAGGGTCCAGTCTGTACCTCTTGCACCCTCTACCTTCTCTCCTCCGCCTCTTCAAACTCAACTTACCACAACTCCCCCGGCCACCTCCCCTCCCCTCAAAGAGATCAAGAAAGAAGAGGTTGAGGAGGAATGCACTAAGCAGGAGGCAATAGGAAATGAAAAGCAAGTTGCAGTTACTGTTAGTAAGGAGGAAGATACTGAGAGGGAGGAAAAATACGACATTTCGAAATATAACTACCTTACCGAAGAGGACCTGAAGGAAAGCCCTAAAGGGGGATTGGATATTCTGAAATCACTGGAAAACACTGTGACATCAGCCATCAATAAGGCACAGAGTGGCAATCCAAGCTGGGGAGGCTATCCTAGCATCCATGCTGCCTACCAGTTCCCCAGTGCCCTTAAGCAAGGAAACATGGAAAAGAATTCACAAATGAAGTTCTTGTTCAATGGAGGCGATGGAGTGCCGTCCTGCCTTGCCAAGAACCAGCCCCTCATTTCCCCACCACTTAGTCAGTCATCACTTTTTCCCAGCAACAACTTTCAGGCAATGGAAGACTTAGTGAAAAAAGTGACTGAGAAAGTAGCAAAAGTAGAACAAAGAGTTAAGCAGTTATCTCCAAAGAGGGAGAACCAATTCTCCCCCTGCAGCAGTGAGGCTGGAGAATCCCACAAGGGAGGGGAGGCAGACTCGCCTCGGGAATGGAGGGAAGTTACCCCAACCAATAGCGACAGGGGAAGCCATGGTGACAGAACATCTCCAGCAACCGAACCCAAGAGAGAAGCAGCAGTGAAATCCCCGCTTGCCTCTGCACTGAGATGCAGCACCGCCATTATCACTGGTCACACTCCTCCAGAGCAGCCCTTTGTCAACCCTCTAAGTGCTCTTCAGTCAGTAATGAACATTCACTTGGGGAAAGCAGCCAAGCCCTCTTTGCCAAACCAAGATCCCTTGAGTCTCCTCTCTAGGCTCAGCCAGAGCATGGCTGAGAAGGCCGCTGTGgctgctcctccatcacagacCAAAAAGCAAAGTGTAGCTAATAACAATAGCTTTTGCCAGCCAAATGATGACCAACCCATGGACCTTACAAAAGGGAAAAGCGATCGAGGGGACTCTGTAAACTCAGCTCCTCTAACCCCCTCATCCACGGCCTCCTCAGTCTCTCCCATCTCTCTTGTTACTCCTGCAAAGCTAACAGTGGTCTCTCCATACACATCCAGCAGCCCTCTACACGAAAATGCATTGTCGGATATCTCAGACATGCTGAGAAACCTTACACAGTCCCACCATGTCACAAAGTCGGCGTCACGCCCACGTGTGACGgataaaactgaagttgtggGCTCTACCCACGACGATGATGACGTGTCCCTGCATGGCCACAAACGAAAGGGTCGTCACTCCAACTGGAACCCACAGCACCTCCTTCTTCTGCAGGCCCAGTTTGCCTCGAGCTTGAGGCAGACGTCAGAGGGGAAATATATCATTAATGACCTCAGCCCACAAGAAAGAATGCACATATCTCGTTTCACGGGTCTCTCCATGACCACCATCAGCCACTGGCTGGCCAACGTGAAGTACCAGCTACGGAGAACGGGCAGAACGAAGTTCCTGAAGAACCTAGATTCCGGTCAACCTATATTCTTCTGCAGTGACTGTGCCTCGCAGATTCGAACCCCAGCAGCTTACGTATGCCACCTGGAAGCCCACTTGGGGTTCAGAATCAGGGACCTGGCCAAACTGTCTCCCAAACAGACTGTCAGGGACTCTCAGACTCTCACTGAGAAAGTAGTGCCCCTGGAGTCCTTTCTTCCTCCACAGTCGCAAGATGACTGCAGTAGTAATGGGGGAGTTTATCGCTGCCAGCTCTGTGTCCGTAAGTTTGCCACTAAGCATGCCATCAAGCTTCACCTCAGCAAGAGCCATGGGAAGTCTCCAGAGGACCATCTGCTATACGTGTGTGAGACGGAGAAATGTTAA